The genomic window AGATAGTAATCCTCTCTCTTATATTTTGGGTGCCATAAAATTTTATTTATAATATCTTTAAGCATCATTCTTCCTCAATATTTAGTATTTTATAGAATTCACCATATTCTAGTTGAGCTTCTTTACTCATTAATTTATCAACAGCTCTTTTCATTATCATTGCATAAATATCAATTAAATCTTTATATTTAACTTCTGGTAATCCGGTATAGACAAATAACACTTTCTTAAATGCTCCTTTTAATGCATTATCAACTAAATATGTAGATAAAGCTTCAACTAATGGTTCTAATGGTGGATATCCTTTACCTAATGGCACTCTCTTTTTAAAGAATCTATTTTTATATTTTAAACCAATAACCTGAGAGAACCTGAAATGCATTATATACTCTGATATTTTATCAACTTTATACAATATCTTTAACCACCAATCAATATCAGCCTTTTTAGAAGCTTCTTCTAGGTCATCAGTTTCATAAACCTTTAACTCATTTAAAAATATATTCTCTAATTGTAGTGATGGTATAACCTTTATTCCCTCATCTTTTGCAGCTTTAACTAATTCCAATAATTCATCTAAACTACCAAACTCTCCAATATTTGTTGCAG from Methanocaldococcus villosus KIN24-T80 includes these protein-coding regions:
- a CDS encoding apurinic/apyrimidinic endonuclease family protein, with the protein product MILFEWGTYNALSTLKQASLLGTRVTEIPPAILSRRLPEGYYESYKRLAKEYFSTILAHGPYYQLSSESGLRGHISAIEKASICGAEIYNYHLGKRVGDDINFHLEVLKKFNEVNNSLIYSPEPATNIGEFGSLDELLELVKAAKDEGIKVIPSLQLENIFLNELKVYETDDLEEASKKADIDWWLKILYKVDKISEYIMHFRFSQVIGLKYKNRFFKKRVPLGKGYPPLEPLVEALSTYLVDNALKGAFKKVLFVYTGLPEVKYKDLIDIYAMIMKRAVDKLMSKEAQLEYGEFYKILNIEEE